In Babesia bovis T2Bo chromosome 3, whole genome shotgun sequence, the genomic window TACGTCCCCTAATAATCCTTTATGTCTTCCAACCAGTATCTTCACTGTCTTACCTATGAATTTGTTGGGAACACGAattttgtttttatatCGCGATTCAAGGCCTCTTTCAGGCGCCTCTCTTTGTTCTGCAAAGTTTGGAGTTTCACTAATGCTCATATTCAACACCACACCGCTGTCCACTACCAAATAAACGTTTTTTTCCAGCTGCACAAAACACTTATTTTTCCATAAATGCTTTACTACACCTTGCTTATTTTTATATGGCCCATTAACTATGAGTACCTTGTTATGCGTATATAGGGTAGCATTGTTGACATCCTTGGAACTATAACCAAATGAACTGCGTTTACACAATATATCCGACATAACCCATTTAGCTTCAACGTTAGTATCTAACAGAACGGTGAAACAACTTTTGGAAATGGAAACAATGATACCCACTTCTCCTTTAGAAGATTGAATAAGATCTCCAAGGAAGTAGCCATTGAGCGATCCTAATGATTCAAAGCTAACGGTCTCTTTCACCTTAACCAAGTAGTCGAGTTTAACCTTGAACTGTTCTGATTTTTGAGGCGAGAATACAACGGCTGTCTTCTTTTCGAAGTCCACAATAGATATCAACCCCGATTCTCCACGATTTATACCATCTATTATCCTAACATTATCACCTTCTTGAAAATATTTCATTACACATGATGGCTGTATTTTAAAGTTTGGAATGCTTTCATCTTCTGGCTGAATCTCTATTTCATCGTTATGCATACTTGCGATATGTCCTATTACATTGATCAATTCGCCTCGAGTTACGCGTATTTTTTCTCCTAATCTGAATAGATGTAGATTTGAAGTATTTATTACATTTGCTACATTCCCGTAATTATCCTCTAGGTTGAACTCCTTTAGTTCAGAGAGCGTCGCATCGACAGCAGAACCAACGACAATCCTACGCACACTTATGCGCAGCAGCAAGAAACCGGCGTCCAAAAATGTCATATTGTTATATCGAAACGTGCCCGGAGTAAAACCTTGTTCAATAAGGCCACCCTTCAGTTCAACAGCTTCTCTATCAAATAAACGTTTAACGAAGATCTTTGACTTTGTTTTTTTGACCATATTTGCcttattaaaattaaacTCTGATCCCTTATCATCAACATTCAAACCTTCAAAATTTTTACTGTCTTCTTGCAGCCTGGGTATGACTTTAACAACTACAGTGCCATTTAATTCATCCGATTCGTGAACTTGAGCAAGATCTCCGGCATACCGACCCGTTTTTATGCGAACATATTCCCCGATAAGTGGTACGGTCTGTTGTCTTGATTCCATCGCATAGATGGTTGATACTTCATTGATGGGCACCATCTTCAACTTCGAAAGATTTAGATTTCTAAGATCAGAAAATGCATCTATAATTGCACTTTTTGTATCAGCTtctacatatataaaacttTTGATTTCATCTGGCGCGAAACACGAGTATATACCTAATTTACGACCTTGTCCCTGAAGTTTCAAGAATTTATTCAAGAGACTGATTGCAACAAATTTTGAAGACTGTGACTTATTAAGTTTCAGCATCCATAGTTTCGGATCGTTTATATCAGGGATGAGAACATTTGCATCTTCTATGACTCCATCTATAAAATAATGGAATATCACGAAAAAAGAACCTACAACTTTGCTCTGCTTCGGCTTCACCGTCATCTATAAAgtcttcatcttcttcatcaaaTGTCATATCTTGGTATCGTTTTGTAAGTTTATCGATGGCGTTTTCCAGGAGCCCAGCGCCACCTATTCTACGGTCCTCCTTACGTTCGGGTTCATCTAGCATTCGACGGATTCGACTTCTATTCTCAAGATTCTCTGCTTCCGTTGATTCATCAGGCAAAAATAGATCCTCTTCGTAGttttcttcatcttcttcgtCACCGACCTATGATTGTATTATGTCTATGAACACACCGGTGGAGGAAAACGAACGCTCTGAGTACTTACCTGAGCTTCCGTATCCAAAAAAGCTGAAACTATTGCACGCCTTTTAGCTTCTGCACTCTGCAGTTTCAGTTTTTTGCGCGTTGGTTTATCATTATCGCTGCTCGCGTCGGATTCTGGAAAGGATAAGTCATCGACATCAACTTTATGCCGCGCCATCGTCAATGAGAATGAAGTTAAACCTCTTATAAACACAAATGTATTTTTTCCATATAAAATAAGCGGGAAACGACGAATACTTTGCCTTTTTATTCCACCTCTATTCCTACACCCTATAAATCGTAATAGCAAGATTAAATCTATAAGCTGCAGGTTAAATAAACATTAATGGGACACATGTACATTTAAACCCGCATTTACGAAACGGGTTATAACACCTTTTTCACTGTGGACAAACTAATTGAGCAATCATATCATAGTAGCCTTAACCTGTCTGCCATAGGCACGGCCTGTATTACGAGTGTAGAAGGTACCTGTCGATTGTCTCGGTATGTATCTAAATGACGGGACCGTCATCGCTATTGGCGTCGTCCCAGTTACAATTGGAGGATTTTGCGTCCGTATAACCGCGTTGTTGGATACATACTGCAGCGCGGCGTTAATCCTAGGATTGTGACGCATAGCTTTACATCCAGAGATACCTGTTGTACTTCCACTAGTGTTGTTGCGCCTGTGGAACTGGTGCTTCACGTTAGTTGTGTATGGCCTCGTATGAACACCCTCAGGCATTCCGTATGTATTCATGTGGTTCTGATAGTAATTGACTGAATGAACAGGAATATATGGCTGATAAGGTAAACCAGCTGGATTATACATTGGCGCACTATAGACATTGCCATACTGTACAGTAGGCTGGTATACATCATTCACGTGCTGTGCCATTTGCCCCAAATTTTGACACGGGGGATTATACGCCACCTGATTGATGAATCCAGTACCCATTCTATGCGGAGTAACACGATACGTTTCATTATCAACGACAGCAGCATCTGGAGATATTGATTGGTTGGGGTATACAATACCGGACCTCTGCACGCCACCAAGGGTGGAATGAGTGACAACAGAAGTATTATCCGTTCCAGAGCCTTTACAGCACGTATTACTCCTGATCCCGCCGCATAGAGTAAAACGGCTTGTCTGAGGGCGACTATCCTCAAATTTCCTCTCCGACAAAGATGCATCAGGTTGAATTTCGGGCAACTCATTTACACCAGCGCTGTTTTCCACAGGGGAAACAGGTTTAACATCTGCATTGTATTCCGCAATTTTATTAGAGCCACAGGAAATGTAACTCAATAAGGCACTAAACACTCCACGTCCCCTATCATCATCTTGCAAATTTCCTTTATTGACATCACGATTCTCAGGTGTCATTTCTTTAGTGCTGATTACTGGTTCATCTACCTTATTTATTGGGGACGCATTAACTTCCTGTTTAGTTGGTGTTGATACCGTCTCATTAGCTTCCATTTTGTCACGCACAACCCTGTTAACAGCGTCTAATATTTTGGTCTCTATGCTGCTGATACCAATGCAATGCTCATCCCCTTTGGAGTCAACGATTCTAATGCTGTTTAGACGACGAGTTACTTTGCCCAAATCAATTTCAGGGACACAATTACGGTTTACATCCGCGTTTTCTTGTGACCGTGTGGAATTTTGCATTGGATACACCTCTTTCTTTTCAGAGTCATCGTCATTACGTTCGGCATCAACTTGGTCAACATTTCCCACTatctttgttttattgtcATCATCATCCCTGTGTGTTTTAGGGTAGTTGTTTTCCCAATCTTTTACGTCCACGGCTACATTGACAATTATTCTCTCATCATTTCTATCACGTGTTTCTTTTGTTACGTTAGCGCTCTTTCTTATCGGTGGTTGGCGCCTACTACTTGATTGTTGTA contains:
- a CDS encoding Early transcription elongation factor of RNA pol II NGN section family protein, whose amino-acid sequence is MARHKVDVDDLSFPESDASSDNDKPTRKKLKLQSAEAKRRAIVSAFLDTEAQVGDEEDEENYEEDLFLPDESTEAENLENRSRIRRMLDEPERKEDRRIGGAGLLENAIDKLTKRYQDMTFDEEDEDFIDDGEAEAEQSYGVIEDANVLIPDINDPKLWMLKLNKSQSSKFVAISLLNKFLKLQGQGRKLGIYSCFAPDEIKSFIYVEADTKSAIIDAFSDLRNLNLSKLKMVPINEVSTIYAMESRQQTVPLIGEYVRIKTGRYAGDLAQVHESDELNGTVVVKVIPRLQEDSKNFEGLNVDDKGSEFNFNKANMVKKTKSKIFVKRLFDREAVELKGGLIEQGFTPGTFRYNNMTFLDAGFLLLRISVRRIVVGSAVDATLSELKEFNLEDNYGNVANVINTSNLHLFRLGEKIRVTRGELINVIGHIASMHNDEIEIQPEDESIPNFKIQPSCVMKYFQEGDNVRIIDGINRGESGLISIVDFEKKTAVVFSPQKSEQFKVKLDYLVKVKETVSFESLGSLNGYFLGDLIQSSKGEVGIIVSISKSCFTVLLDTNVEAKWVMSDILCKRSSFGYSSKDVNNATLYTHNKVLIVNGPYKNKQGVVKHLWKNKCFVQLEKNVYLVVDSGVVLNMSISETPNFAEQREAPERGLESRYKNKIRVPNKFIGKTVKILVGRHKGLLGDVISVDQSEFTIILKVKPMVVRIKKVDVTILDNRDLMVSKMRYANTLFDKSSLKSKQLSNQTGKQVNKWIKRGVVIRIIGNGEYRNKIGIIDEVVEDQADTDLQIVHVFVDEDYIAIAAESVEVLRPTKENQVVTLLRENDVIGTVVSVGETHVTVRLENGSDIEEAVENLALYGSLNI